The Chlamydia trachomatis A/HAR-13 nucleotide sequence AGGTTAATCATCCACTAGAAGCGGACAAGAGATATGATTTTGCCGGGTTGGCTCATCAACGCTACCAGGTGGATGCAGCTCTTGGAATCTCTAGTAGCCAAGACGCTTTTTGGAGAGGGGTTGCTCAGCAGGTAAAATCTGTTAAGGACGATGTTGTTTTAGGGGATAAGGCGAGTACAGATCTGTACCCGATAGCGCAACAGGCTCTACAAGCAGCGGGGGTAGGTTTCTCTGGCGCTGCAGGGAAAGAGTCTTTGTTGGATCTAGCAAAATCTTTATCCAGTCTGTTTGCGTGGGGTTCTCAAGTCGGCAAAGACTCTCACGAAGCTTTACAGCAATATCAAATGCGCTTTTTAGGTAGTCCCATCTTAGCTACGTGGTGTGGAGCTGGGTTTTCCGCATCTGCTCAGGATTTTGTTCTTAAAGGTAAGAATATCTTAGATATTGCTAGTGAAAATCATACGAAGATGCAGAATGCTATCAAACGTGTGCAGCTAGTTTCCGTTTTAGGCAAAATGAGAAATTGGAAAGAGAAGATTGATACTCTAATCCAAAACAAAAATCTTGATCAAGACTCTCTACGAAAACTGTACCAAGACATTGAAAAAGCTATGCATAAGGTTTGTATCGAAGATGGGGTTTCCGCTTCTATACAGATTCGGGTGCGTAAGGTCACACAAAAATATTTACGACAAGATTTACAAGAGCTTCTTAATAAGAAAGCACCATTAAATGAAAGCGATCTTTCTAAAATGCAAGAAGGCATTAGTTCGTGTGCTAATCTTGTTGTCACACTCTTAGAAAGCCAGTTAGGAATTTCGGGGCCGACTCCTATAAAAGAAGTCGAAGAGAGTATTTACCGAGACTTGATCACTACTATTTTACAAATGGGAAGTGCGGCAGGAGGAGTGACACCATTAGTTGATGGTGTACATAAAGCTATTAGAGAAGGAAAAACTTTACGTAGTGAACTTAGCCGGGCTATGTCTTTACATCCAAGACAATCTTTCCTAGGGGTGCAATCTGCTGTAGAGAAGTTGCAAGCATTTATCCGAGATCCTAAGTGGGGAGCATCGGCAGTGCATACCTCTGCTGAAGAGACTCTAGCGCAAAAACATAAGTTTGTTTCTGATCTTACGCGCATCCAAACGAGCCTAGCAGACTGGAGAGAACGTTACGGGCTATTTGAAGAGACAAAACTGAATCACATTGTGTCTACGGACTTTGTATCGAGAACAGAAGCTTTTCTAGATACCCTGAAAAACGTTGCTGAAGCATGCTCTCTGGAGCAAGCTGTTGCAGAGCTCAAAGATTGTGAGGATGCTATGAAAGCAGATCTCACTCATGTTGAGCAAAAAATGAATCCTACAGAGATAGAGTCTGCAAGAGAAGAGTTTAAGCGGTTGATGGAAGAGCTAGCTGGTATTCAAGAGCAGCTAGAACAGATCGCTCAACCTATTTATGAAGAAGGGGTAAGCGGTAAACATCTTCTACTTAATATAGTCTTCTCTCATCCAGAAGTATTACGTAAGAAAGTTCAAGCAAAAGAAGCCTCGTTAGAGGCTTTAACAAAGGGCGAACAGCCTTCTCCAACGAAGAAGAAAACGTTGAAGCAGCTTTCTGAAGGATGTGAGTACTTCTCTAGTCTTGTAAGGAAGATTAATGCGCTTAAGACAATATTAGAAGGTTCTAGAGGCAAGAAAATTGCGTCCCAAGATATACGACAGCTGATTGGATTGACTGATGAGCTTGCTCTAGAGTTGTCCTCTTTCCAACAGGATTCTTTAGAGAGTTTGCTCTATGGATTAGAGGGGTTAAGCATTCCAGCTGCTTCTATAGAACAGAAGAAAGGATCTCCTAAGTCTTCTTCTATAGCAGAGAAGGTGGTGTATGCTTCTCATCAGCGTGTCTATAATGGGGTAAAAGCGAAAGTGAATCGCACATTAGAAGCATTTTCACAGCTGATCAAAGGCTTACGAGGATCTTTACGTAATGCGATGATCACTAAAGCTGTTGTAGCGGCGGTTCTCTCTGTAGCTTTTTCCTGCCTAGCGATTGCGCTCTTCTCTGTGCAGCTTACATGGCTTCCTATTATGCTCTGCGTTTTAGCTTTGGTATTGGAAGCTATCCCTTCTGCTTTATCTATTTGGGTGGAGAAAAGAAACTGGAAATATGAGGTTGCCTCTTTAGCGAAGCAGTTAGTTTCGGATGGAAGAAAACTTCCTTATCCAGATTTGGGGGATCAAAATATCAAGCATCTAGAGAAGATTCGAGATGTTTATGGGCTGGATGGTGTTGCAGAATTACGGGTAGCTGAATCAGCTTTATTAGGAGTTCAGAAACTTCCTGAAGAGCAAAAACAAGAATCTTT carries:
- a CDS encoding inclusion membrane protein IncS codes for the protein MANPSTPSFNHSDLSLQGRLRASSQQCTQAGQGDPQPLSPESRGLTSNFSTRRDLIDVVEESIETAKGSELKKLRIYEIALKILTIIGAAILFAVPLCMLLGVPLWIPIVTCIGVGIAFSIAKGCLQKRCQQIREEYRALHLYHRYLLSNKDSIDGTLLSRFDIRFRKAEEKLHGLDLDKREVNHPLEADKRYDFAGLAHQRYQVDAALGISSSQDAFWRGVAQQVKSVKDDVVLGDKASTDLYPIAQQALQAAGVGFSGAAGKESLLDLAKSLSSLFAWGSQVGKDSHEALQQYQMRFLGSPILATWCGAGFSASAQDFVLKGKNILDIASENHTKMQNAIKRVQLVSVLGKMRNWKEKIDTLIQNKNLDQDSLRKLYQDIEKAMHKVCIEDGVSASIQIRVRKVTQKYLRQDLQELLNKKAPLNESDLSKMQEGISSCANLVVTLLESQLGISGPTPIKEVEESIYRDLITTILQMGSAAGGVTPLVDGVHKAIREGKTLRSELSRAMSLHPRQSFLGVQSAVEKLQAFIRDPKWGASAVHTSAEETLAQKHKFVSDLTRIQTSLADWRERYGLFEETKLNHIVSTDFVSRTEAFLDTLKNVAEACSLEQAVAELKDCEDAMKADLTHVEQKMNPTEIESAREEFKRLMEELAGIQEQLEQIAQPIYEEGVSGKHLLLNIVFSHPEVLRKKVQAKEASLEALTKGEQPSPTKKKTLKQLSEGCEYFSSLVRKINALKTILEGSRGKKIASQDIRQLIGLTDELALELSSFQQDSLESLLYGLEGLSIPAASIEQKKGSPKSSSIAEKVVYASHQRVYNGVKAKVNRTLEAFSQLIKGLRGSLRNAMITKAVVAAVLSVAFSCLAIALFSVQLTWLPIMLCVLALVLEAIPSALSIWVEKRNWKYEVASLAKQLVSDGRKLPYPDLGDQNIKHLEKIRDVYGLDGVAELRVAESALLGVQKLPEEQKQESLKSAVKALRADAKVLNKKFKKLPESYQPQHSEVTGVQGVTEQESRDDVLVAQDMAAIEELQDQYHAACLQFESVSMRFLAEQRKAKFLEERLVQKRRDVSHLSHQEAHYTQVVNRLKELISMKKGASTQHASKEEISTKMRELLSLDDQLLKAHTAQDVNRDNSINGQLQQQFKKLSEEGSLQKVKALLELNMCLGNAEQTLYHSRLKREVFEASCPRTSRQLLQYGEDLFASYDGSDRSALLRFVLGSGYEMISEASSELKSLRKRWKRSASQAAIAPEDYEKVCRVLERFLKARDSLRPKLGLPLGKSSDATVGLQHQIRDNQRVKARVTACYQESCRNVLEHLEDWVRKTRQESAECQKVETKIREFCQKAGSKENLAESTEILFSSLEEDLNKIPLDVLRAILRSLSSKVLHIRDQKLELEKLEEQFAKTNAIVKAKEAEFEKNGEVWHNQYQILKSQMEKLESQKRRLTDKKE